Genomic window (Helianthus annuus cultivar XRQ/B chromosome 3, HanXRQr2.0-SUNRISE, whole genome shotgun sequence):
GGCTAAGGTTTTTGTCCCATTATTTTAGTCGGCACCATATtttattttacattttttttgtatTTGTTTGATTCTTTGTATTATATTATTGTACTAGTATTAAGCtcctgcgttgcagcggttgtcataaagtgtgttaagtagtagcaatactataccattgtcagcgaccaccaacacaggaaaagctcgtaaaaacaaaataatcaaaaacgggaaaaaaataacgccgagccAAAAGtggacgtaaaatctttgaatcatgCACGCTCGtagctgagaaattaaaccgaaacgtaaaacacagaaaaaaataactaagtccatccaggacccgcaTGTTGGACGAACTTGCCAAACGcaaaaaatagatgtgacgcgacgggccagtcaaacgggaaaaaatatacgaaaaaatgttgaaaccCACACCCACGTTGTGGTGCGTTAAGTcaaaaaatttagaacgaaacgaaaaacttgggaaagatgaaaagtatgtggaccaaaattgaaaataaaaaagatttGGGATTAAATAGCAAAAAATTAAAaactttgtgttaaaagtaaaaaacaaatagtctaaattgcaaaattgaagttatttattaatttaagataaagataaggataaaaataagtgatatctatatattggttattaattaatataaaaattaaaagaaaattattaaataaatataaataaaatttatgagattgaaggagagaatgacatgtgacattatttgtagtcttttattataagttagattagattgTATTTGTTGTTATATATTTCAATTATTTATATATGCACacatataaattaatatatagttttttttttcaatgttgTAAACTAtaagatttttaattttttttcaatgTGGTAGAAGTGAAAGACATTCAGATTGTCGTCCTTATTGTAATCTGATGCACCTCAGtctgccataatttttgtaattGATCAGgtttgacttttgttgacttttcgtAATTGATAGTGCAGTTTAAATCTAAATAAACTTGAAGGTTGATTAAAATATGTAATAATTATATTTGTAGTCTGAGAAGTCAAAGAAGGCTGGAAATGCTCCTGCAACTAGCATTGTAATTGATGTGCTCAAGAATTCACATCAAGGGAGTCATGAAATTTTGCTTCTAGAAGAAAAGTTGAATTTCAACTCTAGAGCAGCTTCTTTCTCAGTAAGTAACACCATGCAAATGACCAATTTCCCCTTGTTCATTTTTTATGACTTAATTTTGATTTTAGAGTAAAATGTTAAAATGGTTTCTGAGTTTAGGTATTTTTGCCACTTCAGTTTAGAAATGGAACCTTTTGTATCTGGGTCTTtgaggtttcatttttgttgccattttcattcaaTTGGCAAAATAGGTTAAAAATTTTTGTTAAACTCTCCTTTTGTCGTTTTCCTAAtttaaagagaaaaatgcccggatagtccctgtggtttcgctttttttcacctatagtccctaactttctaaaactacttgaatagtccccaagttttcaatttttgttctcggatagtccctgggtctaacttcagtttgttttctctgttaagtgggtgttaagagggtgtgaaatgacaaaaatatccTTTCCTTAAATggctaaaccacagggactatccgggcatttttctctttttatttataaaaccccaccaccacacttcatcttcaacctccacccaccaccacacttcatcttcaacctccacccaccatcaccctcctccaccctccaccatcactgCCACAGGGACTATCCCGACATCTTCTTCAAGCTGccatttttcttttcttcttctacaAACAGCAACAATCTAATACTTTCTAAATCTCAGCAGCAATAAAGACTCGCAAACAAGATACTAGCTGTCATTTATGCCCTAACATCCTTTTTCATCATAAAAGGCACTATCGATTTTACTTCAACACTGAATCAAACCTGCAACTTTTTTATACACTACACCGAACGCTACAACAATCCAATCTGTTTATCTCTTTATCTCACAGCCATCGTTTATCTATCTTAGATCTGCACACAAATCATCACCACTTCCTATTTTCAAATAATAACAATCAGAATTCAGAACTAGTTCATCTACTCTGATGAACAAACAACAAAAACACAATTTTGATTTCGATTTGTAGCGGCTGTTTGAATCCGATGAAGATTCAGATCTGGAACTGGATACGGAGGCGGACGACGGTGGAGAGGAAGACGGTGGTGACGTCAGACGTCGGTGCCGGAGTAGGAGCAAAAGCGTCAGCGGCTGAGACAGACGGCGGTGACGTCAGACGTCACCGCCGTCACCATCTCCAGCgtgtcatcttcatcatcatcgcaTCATCAACTTGCCGACATCTTTGTCGCCGTGTCGTTCCGTCGATCGGGGGGGAGGTGTGATTTGGGGGTGTGTATCTCGACGATGAAGTCGAACGGACGAGGAGTTCCGTCGATATGCCGGTGTCTTGCTCCGGTCACCTGACCGAGAGgatcgagaggaagggattaggAGGGACGGTTTGTGTTGTGATTGAGAGGGAGGGATTACATAGCAGGAGAGgtgtaatttgttttgtttttacattaagggtatttttgtaatttcacacccacttaacagagaaaacaaactgaagttagacccagggactatccgagaacaaaaattgaaaacttggggactattcaagtagttttacaaagttagggactataggtgaaaaaaggcgaaaccacagggactatccgggcatttttctctaatttAAATGGAGGGTATAATCATCATTTTATGTTTAAACTCCATCAGGAAGTCCATCATTTAAATGAGAAAAACGACAAAAAAGGCAGAAATTTCTAACCCAGTTTGCCAATTGGAtggaaatgacaacaaaaatgaaacctcaAAGACTCTGATacaaaaggtttcatttttttattGAAGTAGCAAAAGTGACCTAAACTTAGAGATCATTTTagcattttttttttcttgattttatctTAAGAAACCAAAATAAAATGACCAAAGTAGCCTTGTTCTCTTGCTCATGTTAAAGATTAGATGTTGGAATTTTTAACTAGTTAACTTATTATAAAATCTACTTTAATGCATTATGCATATACAAAAATTATATAGAATATTGTGAatgtattttaattttttagtcATATATAACACTATTTATTTATAGGGATTTATACCAAAATTCGTCCATTAACATGCCAAGTAATGAAAATCCCtttaatattatttgtaaataaaaCAATTTTAATGTTTATTGTGTCGGCACCTCGCCAAATATAGCGTTATCTTATAAAGAACATAAGGTCATATTCGTCATATGACATGTCTTTGCTCAAAAATACTATAAATGACACAAGTTACATACATGACAGCCTCCATAAACATTATCTTGTATTTTTTATAAAAGATAAACTGGATTTAAATAATTCTAGCTTTCTCAATTTgaccgataataatctcaactcagtTATGGCccataataatccgaactggtccacttttggccgataatagtctgccgttaaaaatagcttaacagagttaagcttttttccgaattacaaactgatgttttatggattttgatctGAACAAGTATacgagtcgatttatgtaaaacatACCTCGAAACGATACTTCAAACGGCTTGATTATTTTTAATTAGAAGTTTAAACACctgaattgaagcaccgttttcgtcatttgggcagtatttcgaggtaaattttatatcaattaattcgtatcctcgttctaatcaaaagccctaaaacatcagtttgtaattcggaaaaaaacttaactccgttaagttataTTTAACGCAAGCATTTTGGGAAATCCCAATCCAACCTGACCTGACCGAGTGACCGTGCTAAAAATGAGTCATTTTTGGCGTAATTTGGTATTGGTTGACCAATTTAAATAACTCAAAACAGGAACTGAGGCAAGGTGGATCCGGGTTAAAGTTGCATTAACTTTTATTTTTGAGATTTGTTCACGGTCAGGTTCGGTTGAAAGTTCTGGCCTGTCCCGCTAATTACGTGTCAGAAAACGTAATTCAGACCAGCCTGATTGGTTGGTAGCATGGTTGGAAGAACCGATAGGCGTTAGTTGGCCTACCAACTAGCGATTAATCAGGATTAGTCGTAATTAATAGGTTGGGTCCGTTGGGATAAACACATATTAATTGCATATTCCAATATAGAAATAAACTCATTAACCATAAAGGTAAACAACTTACACAACTGGTTTCAAGTTTCAGACCATAAGCCGACCGTTAAACCCGGTTTTCTAATGGTAAACCGTCAACTTTGTGAAACTTAAACCGACTTAACCAACCGATATACTTTTGTTTGATCGGTTTCAACGGTTTATAAACATATCTCATGCTTACATAATCAAACCAAAATTTAATAATTTTGAAACGTTGCAATGTATTCACATTTACAGAGATTGGCAATGATGCCTGCAGCCTGTTGATCCTTTCTCTGCATATAAATGTTCATTTTTCACATCCTTCAATTTTCATGCTCAAAGAGGAGAAGACTAAACAAAATGCATTATATCACTAATCCGTCCTTAATTGTCGAATTCTTTAGTATGATTGTAACACCCGATCGAATGTAAAACCCTTCTGAAGATCTGTCCGCCTCCTGTATTCCCTGTCATTTTATGCAACTGTCAAAATCGCATTTGTTCATTCGCATTCTTCCATTAGTTTTATAACTTTCTGGTCTGCTCAGTTAGGTTATAGGCTTAAAGGGtagggatcctgtacattaatccagaagtgtgagaaatgtattataacactatatataacactatataacaccacaTAAACACTGTATAACattatgtaacaccatataacactatataacactatataacaatatataacactatacatctatcatagacatgctatcagacaaaatatagtgttatatttgttatatagtgttatattgtgttacatagtgttatggtgttacataatgttatatagtgtttatatggtgttatatagtgttatatatgtgttataatacacttcccacacttctggattaatgtacaggatcttCTATCTAGACTTAAAATTGTCCAATGCATTATATCACTAAAATAATATGATTTTTGTGGTCATATTTGACACATTAATTATACATTTTTAGTTGTTGACTCGACACGACCCGACCCGACACATTTCAAACCATACAAAAATCACCCTTTTGGCccgcatccattataacccgttAAACATATTTCCTGACCCGCACATTTTGACACCTCTAGTATTTTTTTTATGAGCTTACCTCTGAATTTGCAATGATTACATTCTTTCCAATTCTAGCATTCTTGTCAATGATGCAAGTTCTGCAAAATATATGAAATAATGCGTTAATATCAAATAAACAGTAATCTACTGCATTAACTTGACCAAGTTTTAGATTTTCGCACGTGATCTTTGTATTTTCTCCTATTCCAATAGGAACACGGCCTTCTGCCAACAGCGACTTCATTTCGGCATCGGTCTCATAGTAGTCAGCGCCAAGCATCACAGTGTCCTGTATAAGTTTTTATACAAACAAAACAATGCTTATAAAGTGGAGTGTTATAAGCTGATAACTAGTGTCGAATGCAACGGTGCTAAACGAGTCGTGTTTGTGGGTTAACGGGTTGAACCCAACACGTATTCCAAGATTGTATTGCACATGAACCTGCTTAACACGAattcctattttattttatttgttttgcaTTTATCTAAAATAAGAAatttacaataaaaaaaatacaaatgtaTATAAAACAATTACATATCTCTATATTTTATGAAATAACGGGTTAAATGGGTCAACTCGCGGACCCATCAGGTCACCCGGACCAACCTGTAGATCAAAGGCAGGTTGGTCTAAAGGCTAAGTGAACATGCGGTTTTGAAAGTGATTATGGATTTATATAACTTAAAACTAGAAAAAATTAGTTTAAATGCAATAACAAACCTTTAAGTGAACATTGGAACCAATTCTTGACCGAATACCGACAACACTGTGTTCGATGAAGCTATTAGTTAGATAACTACCATGCGATATGATCGAGTCAGTGATCTGCATAACAATGTGAAGGTAGAGAATGAGGCACATAGATTGTTTttcgtttatttatttatttatttatttttttgtaagGAATAAATAACAGTTGAATATTATCTTATATTGCTATTACTAACCTTGCAGTTGTCAACATTTGATGGTGGTAGATTTCTTCTGGAGGTATACATCGGTTTAGCTGCATCGTAGAAGCTAAACCGCGATGGCTGTTATGCAAAATCAGATGTGAAAATAGTTTAGTGTCAAATGTACTCATTTAAAACACATAGATTTTCTTATTTACAAATTTTGAAATTACAAATTATAATATGATGATTATACCCTTCTTCACCTTACAGcttatgaaacaaaaaaaaaaaaaaaaaatgatccCAAAGCATAATGGAAGTTGGAATGCAACTCACATGTTCGGTAAGCGCAAGATTTGCTTCGAAGAACGATCTGATCGTACCAATATCCTCCCAGTAGTCGTTAAATAAAAACGCCTGCAATtgaatttttttaaagttttgattGTATTCACATGCATATATGTATACATACGCATGTATGCATATATACACAATTATTTATACATACATGCAGACATACATAAATGCGTATATAgatacatatataaatataatacaaCCGCATGTGTGTGCATGTATATCGTCTTGATTCATTCAGAAGGGATTGAACAAACCTTTATGTAATATTCTTGGGCTGAAGCAGGGATAATCTCTGATCCGAAGTCATTTGCCGTAGGGAAACGCCATCTGCAAGTTAATTAACATTTGTTATGCAAATCATGTGAAGATAATCACTCACTGTGAAAAATATAGACAACGTAGACCTTGTATCTTGTCCGGTCGTATATTATTTCAAACGGTTCAAATCAAGACATTAAGCTAAAAAGGGTAACGGGTCGAACAGGTTAAAAACTTGAAAGTCACTAAAGTCTATTTTTACGGATCGACCTCCTAAATCATTTTTTCAAAGATTTATATCGTCATGTTAATACTATAACAAGTTATAGAAAATGGACAAAAAGTGTTTGCGCGTCAACCTGACCCAACCCATAACTAAATGACCCATTACCCACCACCCGACCGCCCATTGATCCTGTGTCTTGTACCTCAAAAGATTTAAAAGGATCTCCTTCTTGAAAATATATACTCCCATGGAGGCAATATACGGCTTCTTGTCCGCCTCTTCTTTAGACAATCCCAAGACTGTCGTATCCACCGCCTGAAGTAGAAATTTAAAGGTATAAATCATTTATCGTATCTTTCTATGATGCTAGTTTTAAATATTTCTATCTTTACCATTGATTTCAACTCATTCCCTTTAGGCTTTTCACTGAATGAAACAACTCTTCCTTTCCCATCAATCTTCATCAATCCAAAATCCGAGGCCCGACTGTCATGtgtaaataatataataaaataaatatttttatatcattatcatcattgTCGTCGTCATTCAGTTTGGAAAATAAACACAAGTAACCTATCATCCATGGGCAAACAGGAAATTGTAATATCTGCACCGCTTTGTCTGTGGCTCTGCAACAAAAATAAAGATATAGCatataaatttatataaaaaaaacttataaTAAACATTTCACCTGAAGAAAGTCCATATAATCCATTCTGTATAAGTGATCTCCAGATAGAATGAGAACATCCTCAATATCCTTGCTTCTTGCATCCTACAGACTCAAAAGTTAGTTATATTATGTGTTGTTAATAATACGTTAGTTTGTCCAAATAAGTATTTCGTTTCGGGTACCTCAAACAGCCAATGAAACTGTCGAACTGCATCTGCAGTACCCTGGAACCACCTCTTACCTTCCTCACCTGGAGTTTGAGTTGCGGAGAGTGCCTGATATCACATGATTACTAATAATTATTAGAATTTGTGACATGGGCTCTCAACATTTGGAACCTTTATTTTAGACTAAACGGATTTCCTTAATTCAACGAGTCAAACGGATTTCCTTTATCTCGCATGATTGGAATGAAATATATGTTaactttagtaaaaaaaaaaaaaaaaatcggatTGTATTTGTTGCTAACGGGTCAAATGGGCAAGGGCGGTTCTTAGAAGGGATGTGGCAGGGCCACGGcccgggcaagtttttcggccgtaatgctaattttccgcatttcgatcgaaattttttacatatactatgtttggcccgggcttgCCCGAACTtttttttagtgcccgtgtctttcggccctggcacgttcaacgggcaagatccgccactgcaaATGGGTAACTTTTTCGTTGTTATATAAACAATGAGTTTAGCAAATATGATTAGAAAGTGGATTAAGGTTTTAAACATTAAAAGTACAGTTTTGTTGCTTTCAACCCAACTGCCCATTTCCCAACTTCCAACAAAAATCAAGAGTACCTCAACGAAACCGTCTCCAAAGGTAACACCATTACCAAAATTATAAGCGCGGGCCAAGTGTCTGTTGAGTGATGCCGAATTAAACTGAGTCAAAATGTAGACTTTATTGATCCCGCTGTTGATACAGTTGCTCATGGGGACATCAATCAGCCTATAGGCCCCTCCAATTGGCACCTAAATAACTACCATACATCAATCTACTGCATTCATCATAAATCATTCAATTTAAATAAAACAATGTATCTTAGTCAAACTTTATAAAATAAAGACAATGCGTACCGCAGGTTTTGCCCTGCGCTTTGTGAGAGGGAAAAGACGGGTACCCGCTCCACCTCCCAATATAACCGCCACAACTGTTCGCGGGTCCCTTTTCTCCATATCAAGGTCCCTCAACTGCACAGTTAAGTAAGTTCATCAATCTCAAGTTTTCATCTATATGAAGctactttgactttgactttttgaaaaaaaaaatgtcaaAACAACAACTCACCTTTGCCTCACCTGTAGCAATGCCGGTGAGGGTCATGCATATGCTTGAtttaacattgtttttcttttgggtTTTCTGAATGAAATTTAGTTTCTTGCCCATTAAGTCACCGTTGACCGGCCTCCAGTCCCTCGGGGCCAATCCCGAGCTGCCATGTGGCTGGCGGACTATGGTGGTGGAGAGTGATAAGgccatatttttattttctatgTGTTGTTGTTTGCAGGTAATGAAAATGTCATGTTATTTACATGGGGTTGGGGTTGGGGTGGAGTTGCATTGCATTGCATGGTACTTGTGGTTAGTTATGTTATCCATAAAAATCTGTATCCACAAGTATTTTTGTTTGTGGAAAATTTATGTGATTCAGCGGTCCTtatcttttatatatattattataaaatttaaatttaatacCCACGAATATTCTCGTGTGAATTTCTTTTATGTCTCTTGCTTTACCTCCGGCATAACTTTTTTTACAGGGAACTcgtgtttcctggttttcctatAAAGATGAAgtcaaattttattttttttttaaaaagtacatgtttttagaaaattaaaaaaatacttaCGTTTTCCTTTGGAGGATTCTAATGGTACACTTTGACATTTCAATACGGATCGTATACGAGGATCTGTATAAGTGATCTGTACATTTTAGGTaccttttattttatattaatcATAATATCAAAGCATTAAAATTAGTACAAaattttatattattaataatttcATTGATTTGTGTAGAAAATATACTATAAGTCGTTTATATGTTTTGTAGGTTTCAAGACGACAACGAGCTAAAGCGATATCTAAAGGAACTTTGCAACGATATTTTCTTAAGTTCATATTGAAGGTTGATAACAAATAATCGGAGTAGCAATTTAAAGGAAACAAAAGGCGTGGTGGATGGGTTGGTTTAATTATTAgtaatactaggttagaaccccgtgtattacacgggtttaataaatgtaattttatatactaaataaaaaataatatatttttaaaaaccccatttattacacgtgttgagattaaatataattttatatattaaataataaaaaaactatatctttaagaaccttgTGTATTGtgcgggttaaataaatgtaattttatatatgaaacgataaaaaagttatattttaaaaaactctgtgtattcacgggtggaagaaatgtaattttatatactaaatattaaaaagttatattttaagaaaactccatgtattgtacgggttgaataaatctaattttatagcaagtaattaaaaaaatatatatctttaaaaactctgTGTATTACATGGGGTAGTGTTTGATATGCAAGAATAAGATACGAAATGGAATAGACCATTATGGAATAGACCTTTTTGTTACTTTTTTAATgtcacttttataaaaaaaaaatatcgcaaaatacttgattttatggtatatatatatttttttaaataatgaagtatataaagttattttagttttaaaaactTGATGGAAAGAAAATGATTAAATGACTAATAAAGATCCTATTATCACTTTTTTAGATAACATAATGATTCATTGAAATTCTTTGGTCGTTAATTTAGAATGAAAATTTCCAATTCTATTTTACAAATTGTCTTTTTATATCAATATAACAATTATAttcaattatttttttttcagtGGTATTTTGATTCATAAATGAAATGCTATTAAATAGGTTGagttgttttttttcttttctaataTACAGTTTGTATCACCTTATCTAATGATGTGTATGTTTCATTGAAATTCTTTGGTCGTTAATTTAGAATGAAAAAATGCCAGTTCTATTTTACAAATTGTAGAgttgataagatttatattaatttaattaatatttaataaattaaagaaaataataattatctacaattaaggatggtctagaataatgacaaatAGAATCTCCATTGGTTGGTTTCATATAGTTGATaagatttatatttatttaattaatatttaataatttaaattaaataataattatctatgtcggcattttatattattatattagattttagatttgattaaatattattaataataagaatttgtattaatttagattaaatattattatttttagtattattaataattttaatcaattacatgagagaatgacaagtgtccaaaaacaagtttcttttattatagtagatagatatcTAACTTTATTATTACTTAATAATTAATtgattattaatatttttaaagCCAGGTGCATTTTGGACATTTCCTCTCAAATCTAACTTCTCATCGACAGTAGATAATCGCAAgcaattttttttttagaattgaAGAGTTCGACAGCATTTTGGGCCAAAGCATAAAACACGTGGAAAGAAACAGAAGGTGAATGAAGTTTTTagcaacaaaagaaaaaaaaaaacagagaacTTGCAGTCTTATGATTGTACCATGAACTCACAAGTGCTCATGTGTCTACCCACCAACACTGAAACTCACGCGTGTTATAATTTGTAAGACTCATTTTGTGTGTAAAAGAAAACAAAATCACGCAAATGACGTATCATGTAATCcaaaaaaaaagtattttttaCCTCGATATAAATAAATTCGTGCAACCACAACGAATACCGATAGCAGTTCGGAGTACACCGATACTGGTACTCACGTTCGGTCGGTAACGGCTCGGATCGTCACCATACCGCTATTCAAGTAAAACTCTGTTTTTAATAACAAGTATATCATAATGCCTCGAGAAAAAAATTCGAAGTAGATACGTATTTACTTTTTAGAAAATATATCCTAACAAACAAAAGTTATAAGAGAAATAAAATTGTTGGATCAAAGTATAAAGTATTTTATAGTATAAGAGGTGAAACTGAAActttaaaacaaaaaataaagcTCCAACAAAACTCtgattttaataatatttatgtCAAAATGGCGAGATAAAAAAAACAGCCACAAACTTggtttttataagaaaaaataaCGAACGAAAGCTAGGACTAACTATTGGGTTTAACATACGTTTAATAATCTTTATATTTTGAAGAATAACCAAAATTAaacaattttaaaataaaattta
Coding sequences:
- the LOC110929336 gene encoding glucose-1-phosphate adenylyltransferase large subunit 3, chloroplastic/amyloplastic, whose protein sequence is MALSLSTTIVRQPHGSSGLAPRDWRPVNGDLMGKKLNFIQKTQKKNNVKSSICMTLTGIATGEAKLRDLDMEKRDPRTVVAVILGGGAGTRLFPLTKRRAKPAVPIGGAYRLIDVPMSNCINSGINKVYILTQFNSASLNRHLARAYNFGNGVTFGDGFVEALSATQTPGEEGKRWFQGTADAVRQFHWLFEDARSKDIEDVLILSGDHLYRMDYMDFLQSHRQSGADITISCLPMDDSRASDFGLMKIDGKGRVVSFSEKPKGNELKSMAVDTTVLGLSKEEADKKPYIASMGVYIFKKEILLNLLRWRFPTANDFGSEIIPASAQEYYIKAFLFNDYWEDIGTIRSFFEANLALTEHPSRFSFYDAAKPMYTSRRNLPPSNVDNCKITDSIISHGSYLTNSFIEHSVVGIRSRIGSNVHLKDTVMLGADYYETDAEMKSLLAEGRVPIGIGENTKITTCIIDKNARIGKNVIIANSEGIQEADRSSEGFYIRSGVTIILKNSTIKDGLVI